The stretch of DNA TCAGGAATGTTTACCGCGACGGAGGCTGGCGCGGTTGCAGTTCTCTACGCGATCGGACTAGGCTTCTATCAGGGTTCTCTCACTGGAGAGATACTGCTCGAGGAATTCCGGGACGGAATGGTAGAAACGTTCTCTATTCTGTTCATCATCTCTCTCGCGATGCTCTACGGTCTCGTCGCGCTGCAGCTCCGGATTCCAATACTGTTAGCTGACGCAATTACAGGCTTTACGACGAATCCGACAGTGGCAATCCTAATCTTCGTCCCGCTGTTCATGCTCATCGGGACGTTCATGAGCATTACCGCAACGATCATGATCATGGTTCCAATCCTCATGCCGATCATCGGGACGCTCGGAATCGATCCGATCCACTTCGGAATCGTGATGATCCTCTCGCTCATGACCGGCGTCGTGACGCCGCCGCTGGGATCCGTCCTCTTTGTTCTGGAAAAGGTGACTGATGCCTCACTCGAAACCGTCATGCGTGCAATGGTCTTGTTCTACATTCCGTTACTAGTCGTTATCTTGATTGTCGCCCTCGTGCCGGAAGTCTCAGTCTACGTCCCGAACAACTACTTCTTCTAATTTAGTTCCCTGTTTTCGTGCCTTCATCGTCCTGTAACTGCATCTGAACAGCGTCTCACCGCAGGCTGAGGTTTATATGTCTTCACGATAGTACAGAGAGTATGGATACAGTGCTTATCGTCCTGACGGAGGACGAACCGGATCAACAACTGCTACGTACGGGAAAG from Natronorubrum halophilum encodes:
- a CDS encoding TRAP transporter large permease subunit, with amino-acid sequence MPVFIIGGILSGMFTATEAGAVAVLYAIGLGFYQGSLTGEILLEEFRDGMVETFSILFIISLAMLYGLVALQLRIPILLADAITGFTTNPTVAILIFVPLFMLIGTFMSITATIMIMVPILMPIIGTLGIDPIHFGIVMILSLMTGVVTPPLGSVLFVLEKVTDASLETVMRAMVLFYIPLLVVILIVALVPEVSVYVPNNYFF